In Sulfitobacter sp. OXR-159, one DNA window encodes the following:
- a CDS encoding TIGR00730 family Rossman fold protein, whose product MQHSVCVYCGSRPGDDDAFTRDAETLGRGLAEAGLRLVYGAGDVGLMGSVARAAQAAGGDTFGVIPAHLVAWEVGKTDLTRYIVTETMHERKKVMFMNCDAVAVLPGGAGSLDELFEVLTWRQLGLHEKPIFLVNTNGYWDPFMSLMNHVVAHGFADATLLNYVTVVADADAALSALRRALS is encoded by the coding sequence ATGCAACATTCTGTCTGTGTCTATTGCGGCTCCCGCCCCGGCGATGACGATGCTTTTACCCGTGACGCCGAAACGCTGGGCCGTGGTCTGGCCGAAGCCGGGCTGCGGCTGGTCTATGGCGCGGGCGATGTCGGCCTAATGGGCAGCGTCGCTCGTGCCGCCCAAGCGGCTGGCGGAGACACCTTCGGCGTGATCCCCGCGCATCTTGTTGCATGGGAAGTCGGCAAGACCGATCTGACCCGCTACATCGTGACCGAGACGATGCACGAGCGGAAGAAAGTGATGTTCATGAACTGCGATGCCGTAGCCGTTTTGCCCGGCGGCGCGGGATCACTAGATGAGCTTTTCGAGGTGCTGACATGGCGCCAGTTGGGCCTACATGAAAAACCGATTTTCCTTGTGAACACAAATGGATACTGGGATCCCTTCATGTCACTTATGAACCATGTCGTGGCTCATGGTTTTGCCGATGCGACGCTATTAAATTACGTCACCGTAGTGGCGGATGCCGATGCCGCTCTCAGCGCCCTGCGCCGCGCCTTGTCCTGA
- a CDS encoding host attachment family protein: protein MTKLSQDTWVLIADGEKALFLQNHTDGKDPYLQVVRKEQQENPPTREQAANRPGRMSDGPSGHRSAFDDTDWHELEKERFAKDLADILYKLAHKGRFERIVLVAPPAVLGDLRDDLHKEVRNKVVGEIPKTLTNHPIDEIEKIVAGELAQA from the coding sequence ATGACCAAACTCAGCCAAGATACATGGGTTCTAATCGCGGATGGCGAAAAGGCCCTTTTCCTGCAAAACCACACGGACGGCAAAGACCCTTATCTTCAGGTCGTGCGCAAGGAACAGCAGGAAAATCCCCCGACGCGGGAACAAGCCGCCAACCGCCCCGGTCGGATGAGCGATGGGCCCAGCGGGCACCGCTCTGCCTTTGACGATACCGATTGGCACGAGCTGGAAAAAGAGCGCTTTGCCAAAGACTTGGCGGACATTCTTTACAAGCTTGCCCACAAGGGACGTTTCGAGCGGATCGTTCTGGTGGCGCCACCCGCCGTGCTGGGTGATCTCCGCGATGATCTTCACAAAGAGGTGCGGAACAAGGTCGTGGGCGAAATCCCCAAGACCCTGACCAACCACCCCATTGACGAGATCGAAAAGATCGTGGCCGGGGAATTGGCCCAAGCCTGA
- a CDS encoding sarcosine oxidase subunit gamma, with the protein MSEPVTALKNARYDAGIATISEVAPLGMITIRGDLDAPYVRKVTKKLTGVDRPERGQCQFEGAAGVAWMSPDELLLFCPHPQVPEVLARLHAAFEDTYTTAVDVSGARAVFRVDGPHAREVLAKLAPVDLAPGQFTPGMFRRTRMGQVPAAFWLREDGAFEVICFRSVAQYMFDLLSVAAQPASEVGHFQTA; encoded by the coding sequence ATGTCTGAACCCGTCACCGCGTTGAAGAACGCCCGCTACGACGCTGGTATCGCTACGATTTCCGAAGTCGCCCCCTTGGGCATGATCACCATTCGCGGCGATCTGGATGCCCCCTATGTGCGCAAGGTGACCAAAAAACTCACCGGCGTTGACCGCCCGGAGCGCGGGCAGTGCCAGTTCGAAGGCGCAGCCGGCGTGGCTTGGATGTCGCCCGACGAACTGCTGCTTTTCTGTCCGCATCCGCAGGTCCCAGAGGTGCTGGCGAGGCTGCATGCGGCCTTCGAGGATACCTACACTACGGCGGTGGATGTCTCCGGCGCGCGGGCGGTGTTTCGCGTCGACGGCCCCCATGCGCGGGAGGTGCTGGCCAAGCTGGCGCCGGTCGACCTCGCCCCCGGTCAGTTCACCCCCGGCATGTTCCGCCGCACCCGCATGGGGCAGGTGCCAGCGGCCTTTTGGCTGCGCGAAGACGGTGCTTTTGAAGTGATCTGCTTTCGATCGGTTGCGCAGTATATGTTTGACCTGCTCAGTGTCGCGGCCCAGCCTGCCAGCGAGGTCGGCCATTTCCAAACGGCATAA
- a CDS encoding sarcosine oxidase subunit alpha family protein codes for MSTRLATGGRLLNKSKPLSFTFNGKQMRGYEGDTLASALLANDQVLVGRSFKYHRPRGIVTSGPEEPNGLVGLGQEGQFEPNARVTTTELYEGLAAESQNHWPSLEFDVGALNKHLSRFLPAGFYYKMFMHPRPLWKHLYEPIIRHSAGLGKAPKAADADSYEHFHAFCDVLVIGGGVAGLQAALAAGLSGARVIVMEQSGHWGGRAPVDGGTVDDAPVEDWIAQTLDRLRGMENVDLRDRTMGAGVYDHGYVLGYERIRDHAPEALGPRHRLWRVRAGHVITATGAIERPLSFAGNDVPGVMLASAMRDYVANYGVSPGDRTVLVTNNDNAYLTAIALKQAGLDVPAVLDARVLPQDSELVAKTKALGIRVVMGHAVSSVQGGKRVTGVAVCSQAGEGAVLEEIACDAVAMSGGWSPVVHLWSHCGGKLTWDKTHACFRPDQDHPPTGADGHGFVTPAGAAAGVFALDDVLHDAHAAADGVATSLGFKMPRDFTSPEAMRREEAPMMPVWQMPQGASVKLREKTFLDYQNDVKVSDVRLAAQEGFVSVEHAKRYTTLGMATDQGKLSNINGLATLAGALDAEIPSVGTTTFRPPYHPISMGAIAGAARGDTFQPIRRTPLHDWHAANGAVWEPVGQWRRPYAYVQSGESTHDAVMREVTNTRQNLGLLDASTLGKLIVRGPDAARFLDMMYTNMMSTLKPGKCRYGLMCNENGFLIDDGVVARLDEQTFLCHTTTGGADSIHAHMEEWLQTEWWDWKVHVVNATEHYAQVAVVGPNARKCLEKLGGMDLSREALGFMEWTEGELGGFKVRVFRISFSGELSYEIAVEAGQGQAFWDALLIAGHDLGVMPYGTECLHILRAEKGFIMIGDETDGTVIPQDLGLNWAISKKKDDYLGKRAQQRSHMQDPTRWKLVGLETTDGSTLPDGAYALGEGENENGQKVMQGRVTSTYHSPTLDRGIAMGLVLNGPDRMGEVLIFPGTDGKTYEAMIVDPVFYDPKGEKQNV; via the coding sequence ATGAGCACAAGACTGGCCACAGGCGGCCGCCTGCTGAACAAAAGCAAACCGCTGAGTTTCACCTTCAACGGCAAGCAAATGCGCGGCTATGAGGGTGACACACTGGCCTCGGCTCTGCTGGCCAACGATCAGGTGTTGGTCGGGCGCTCGTTCAAGTACCACCGCCCGCGCGGCATCGTGACCTCCGGCCCCGAAGAACCCAACGGTTTGGTGGGGCTGGGCCAAGAGGGGCAGTTTGAGCCCAACGCCCGGGTTACCACGACCGAGCTTTACGAGGGGTTGGCGGCGGAAAGCCAGAACCATTGGCCGAGCCTTGAGTTCGATGTGGGCGCTCTCAACAAACACCTCAGCCGCTTTCTGCCCGCGGGGTTCTACTACAAGATGTTCATGCATCCGCGCCCGCTGTGGAAGCACCTCTACGAGCCGATCATCCGCCATTCCGCAGGCTTGGGCAAAGCGCCAAAGGCGGCGGATGCGGATTCCTATGAACACTTCCACGCCTTCTGCGACGTGCTGGTCATCGGCGGCGGGGTCGCGGGGCTGCAAGCGGCGCTGGCGGCGGGGCTGAGCGGCGCGCGGGTCATCGTGATGGAGCAATCCGGCCATTGGGGCGGGCGTGCGCCGGTCGATGGGGGCACGGTGGATGACGCACCGGTTGAGGATTGGATTGCCCAAACGCTCGACCGTCTGCGCGGCATGGAGAATGTCGACCTGCGCGACCGGACCATGGGCGCGGGTGTCTACGATCACGGCTATGTGCTGGGCTATGAGCGGATACGCGATCATGCCCCAGAAGCCTTAGGCCCCCGCCACCGGCTGTGGCGCGTTCGGGCCGGGCATGTGATCACCGCGACAGGCGCGATTGAGCGGCCTTTGAGCTTTGCGGGCAATGACGTGCCGGGCGTGATGCTGGCCTCGGCCATGCGCGACTATGTGGCGAATTACGGGGTCTCGCCGGGGGACCGCACTGTTCTGGTCACCAATAACGACAACGCCTATCTTACCGCCATTGCGCTAAAGCAGGCGGGGCTGGATGTGCCTGCCGTGCTAGATGCCCGGGTATTGCCACAAGACAGCGAATTGGTCGCAAAAACCAAGGCGCTCGGCATTCGGGTGGTCATGGGCCATGCGGTTTCCTCGGTTCAGGGGGGCAAGCGCGTGACCGGCGTGGCGGTCTGTTCGCAGGCGGGCGAAGGCGCGGTGCTGGAAGAGATCGCCTGCGACGCCGTCGCCATGTCGGGCGGCTGGTCGCCCGTGGTGCACCTGTGGTCCCATTGCGGCGGCAAGCTGACATGGGACAAGACGCATGCCTGTTTCCGCCCCGATCAGGATCATCCGCCCACCGGGGCGGATGGCCACGGTTTCGTCACGCCCGCGGGGGCTGCGGCGGGGGTCTTCGCGCTCGACGACGTGTTGCACGACGCCCATGCCGCCGCCGATGGGGTGGCCACCTCGCTCGGGTTCAAGATGCCGCGCGATTTCACCTCGCCCGAGGCCATGCGCCGCGAGGAAGCGCCGATGATGCCGGTCTGGCAAATGCCGCAGGGCGCCAGCGTCAAACTGCGCGAGAAGACCTTTCTGGATTACCAGAACGACGTGAAGGTCTCGGACGTGCGGCTAGCGGCGCAAGAGGGCTTTGTTTCTGTCGAACACGCCAAACGCTATACCACGCTCGGCATGGCGACGGATCAAGGGAAGCTGAGCAATATCAACGGGCTGGCCACGCTGGCGGGGGCGCTGGATGCGGAGATACCCAGCGTCGGCACCACCACCTTCCGCCCGCCCTATCACCCGATCTCAATGGGCGCGATTGCGGGGGCGGCGCGGGGCGATACCTTCCAGCCGATCCGCCGCACCCCGCTGCATGACTGGCACGCGGCCAATGGCGCGGTTTGGGAGCCGGTCGGCCAGTGGCGGCGGCCCTATGCCTATGTGCAAAGCGGCGAAAGCACCCATGACGCGGTGATGCGCGAGGTAACGAATACGCGGCAAAACCTCGGCCTGCTGGATGCCTCGACACTGGGCAAGCTGATCGTGCGTGGCCCGGATGCGGCGCGGTTCCTCGACATGATGTACACCAATATGATGTCGACGCTGAAGCCCGGCAAATGCCGCTATGGGTTGATGTGCAATGAAAACGGGTTCCTGATCGACGACGGCGTGGTCGCGCGGCTGGATGAGCAGACCTTCCTTTGTCACACCACCACCGGCGGGGCCGACAGCATCCACGCCCATATGGAGGAATGGCTCCAGACTGAATGGTGGGACTGGAAAGTTCATGTGGTCAACGCCACCGAACATTACGCGCAGGTGGCCGTGGTCGGCCCCAATGCGCGCAAGTGTCTGGAGAAACTCGGCGGCATGGACCTGAGCCGCGAGGCGCTTGGCTTTATGGAATGGACCGAGGGCGAGTTGGGCGGCTTCAAGGTGCGGGTCTTCCGTATCTCTTTCTCGGGCGAGCTGAGTTATGAGATCGCGGTCGAGGCCGGGCAGGGGCAGGCCTTTTGGGATGCGCTGCTGATCGCCGGGCATGACTTGGGCGTGATGCCCTATGGCACGGAATGTCTGCACATCCTGCGCGCCGAGAAGGGTTTTATCATGATCGGGGATGAGACCGACGGCACGGTGATCCCCCAAGACCTTGGCCTCAACTGGGCGATTTCGAAAAAGAAAGACGACTACCTTGGCAAACGCGCCCAGCAGCGCAGCCATATGCAGGACCCGACACGCTGGAAGTTGGTGGGCCTAGAGACCACGGATGGCAGCACCCTGCCGGATGGCGCCTACGCGCTTGGCGAAGGGGAGAATGAGAACGGGCAAAAGGTGATGCAGGGGCGCGTGACCTCGACCTATCATTCGCCGACGCTCGACCGCGGCATCGCCATGGGGCTGGTGCTGAACGGGCCGGACCGGATGGGCGAAGTGCTGATCTTCCCCGGCACCGACGGCAAAACCTACGAGGCGATGATCGTCGACCCGGTGTTTTATGATCCCAAAGGGGAGAAACAGAATGTCTGA
- the rarD gene encoding EamA family transporter RarD, which yields MTDTTKGFAAMIAACCIWGLSSIFYKLLSHVPAAEVLAHRTVWSLVFFIIVLTVQRRLRAVFDAMAGPRAFGLLAFAALVIATNWYLFISAVQSGQATEAALGYYIFPLVSVLLGRLVFGERLSPVQLFSVGLVTVAVSFLTYGLGTAPWLALALAASFGLYGLAKKRLAVGPVVSVTAEVLLLSPLAVLVLWQTGDNGAGAFGVSFRDTALLILSGPITATPLILFSYAARRLSMATAGLLSYINPTLQFFCAVVLFREPFTGWHVQAFVLIWCALAVYSVSSFRQDKARRRALRAASASATTVT from the coding sequence ATGACCGACACCACCAAGGGTTTCGCCGCCATGATCGCGGCCTGCTGCATCTGGGGGCTGTCGTCGATCTTCTATAAATTGTTGTCGCATGTGCCCGCCGCCGAGGTGCTCGCGCATCGCACCGTATGGTCGCTGGTGTTTTTCATCATTGTCTTGACGGTACAGCGGCGTCTGCGGGCGGTATTCGACGCGATGGCGGGGCCGCGGGCCTTTGGTCTGCTCGCCTTCGCGGCGCTGGTGATCGCGACGAACTGGTATCTTTTCATCTCAGCGGTGCAGAGCGGGCAGGCGACCGAGGCCGCTTTGGGCTACTACATCTTCCCGCTGGTCTCCGTCCTGCTGGGGCGGCTGGTCTTTGGCGAGCGGCTGAGCCCTGTGCAGCTCTTCTCGGTCGGTTTGGTCACCGTGGCCGTCTCATTTCTCACCTATGGGCTGGGCACCGCGCCCTGGCTCGCCTTGGCGCTGGCAGCCTCCTTCGGGCTTTATGGGCTGGCGAAAAAGCGGTTGGCGGTGGGGCCGGTGGTCTCCGTCACGGCGGAGGTACTGCTTTTGTCGCCCCTCGCGGTGCTCGTGCTGTGGCAAACGGGTGACAATGGGGCCGGGGCCTTTGGCGTGTCGTTTCGCGATACAGCGCTTTTGATACTGTCAGGACCGATCACGGCCACGCCGCTGATCCTGTTCAGCTACGCCGCGCGGCGCCTGTCGATGGCGACGGCCGGATTGCTGAGCTACATCAACCCGACCTTGCAGTTTTTCTGCGCCGTGGTCCTGTTCCGCGAGCCTTTCACCGGCTGGCATGTGCAGGCTTTCGTTCTGATCTGGTGCGCGTTGGCGGTCTATTCCGTCAGCAGCTTCCGTCAGGACAAGGCGCGGCGCAGGGCGCTGAGAGCGGCATCGGCATCCGCCACTACGGTGACGTAA
- a CDS encoding superoxide dismutase, with protein sequence MAFELPDLPYAHDALASKGMSKETLEYHHDKHHNAYVTNGNKAIEGTEWEGKTLEEIIKGTYDPNAVAQSGIFNNISQLWNHNQFWEMMSPEDNKLPGELEKAITESFGSVDKFKDEFKAAGAGQFGSGWAWLVKDKDGSLKVTKTENGVNPLCFDQTALLGCDVWEHSYYIDFRNARPDYLSNFLDNLVNWDNVASRL encoded by the coding sequence ATGGCTTTTGAACTTCCCGATCTCCCCTATGCCCACGACGCGCTTGCATCCAAAGGCATGTCCAAGGAAACGCTGGAATACCACCACGACAAGCACCACAACGCCTATGTGACCAACGGCAACAAGGCGATCGAAGGCACCGAGTGGGAGGGCAAGACCCTCGAAGAGATCATCAAGGGCACCTATGACCCGAACGCCGTGGCGCAGTCCGGCATTTTCAACAACATCAGCCAGCTGTGGAACCACAACCAGTTCTGGGAAATGATGAGCCCCGAAGATAACAAGCTTCCCGGCGAGCTGGAAAAAGCGATCACCGAGAGCTTTGGTTCCGTCGACAAGTTCAAGGACGAGTTCAAAGCCGCAGGCGCGGGCCAGTTCGGCTCGGGCTGGGCATGGCTGGTGAAAGATAAAGACGGCAGCCTGAAGGTCACCAAGACCGAGAACGGCGTGAACCCGCTCTGCTTTGACCAGACGGCATTGCTGGGCTGCGACGTGTGGGAACACTCCTACTACATCGACTTCCGCAACGCGCGCCCCGACTACCTGTCGAACTTCCTCGACAATCTGGTGAACTGGGACAACGTCGCCTCGCGCCTGTGA
- a CDS encoding LysM peptidoglycan-binding domain-containing protein produces the protein MFKGFGRFGGMGAMAAGAFAAAVLALGAWIGSKRSGPEEAGQTTVAVLPERDATPENATLVPNAVQGVSIGPEDAAATEPSTAQQAKEPQVSEPQALAFDEVRRESDGMTVIAGRAAPGSSVAVLKDGEEIATATADGSGKFATLAMIPPDGKGHVLTLLGQDGETKLASEEEIILTPTAAPLQMAEADTTPEQSPLAHAEEGGDPDGEAAADEGAEPDLASPGDVQAEAEASDVTSLSEAEMTRETPADQTASTDAPAEERDEAAIEPAATAPEQATPLAGTATAEAEGAAESQPTSDDGSATPAAASETATTEEETIEGGGQSDPLETDRAQGSAAEQEPAAGEGAIANVSDLTQATPLSGTGTAEGVNAAPEQEPAAGEGEIAKVSDPTQATPLSGTGTAEGVSSAPEQEPAAGEGAIATGSDPSQATKLSETGTAEGAGSAPEREQVTEAGEDLAAGTAPSQATPLAGTGTGAGLAGTGTGAGLAGTGTGAGLAGTGTGAGLAGTGTGAGDSTAPERAPDQGQQATSDTPAQATPLAETGTADAATGAADGTASPAQGPPTPNPTTDAPSLAERDAPSPETTTPTPTEETDTTAAPAQPSAPAPVLKSTAEGVERLDTAPPQVMTNVALDTIGYSDQGDVQLAGRAQPDTSEVRVYLNNNAVISLPVDQEGRWRGDLPNIDEGVYTLRVDELSRAGDVTSRVETPFKRESPEVLAAATEGLSGPLSAVTVQKGDTLWAISRERYGDPLLYVKVFEANSGNIRDPDLIYPGQVFDLPEEPAPE, from the coding sequence ATGTTCAAGGGATTTGGCCGGTTTGGCGGCATGGGGGCGATGGCGGCGGGCGCCTTTGCGGCGGCGGTGCTGGCGCTTGGCGCTTGGATCGGCAGCAAGCGCAGCGGGCCGGAGGAGGCAGGGCAAACCACCGTGGCCGTGCTCCCCGAACGCGATGCCACCCCAGAGAACGCCACGCTTGTGCCAAATGCCGTACAGGGCGTTTCCATCGGCCCCGAAGACGCGGCAGCGACGGAGCCCAGCACCGCGCAGCAAGCAAAAGAGCCGCAGGTCTCAGAGCCGCAGGCCCTGGCTTTCGACGAAGTGCGCCGCGAAAGCGATGGGATGACTGTGATCGCAGGCCGCGCGGCCCCCGGCAGCAGCGTGGCCGTGTTGAAGGACGGCGAAGAGATCGCCACCGCCACCGCCGATGGGTCCGGAAAGTTCGCGACCCTCGCGATGATCCCCCCCGACGGAAAGGGCCATGTGCTGACGCTTTTGGGGCAGGACGGTGAGACCAAGCTCGCCTCGGAAGAAGAGATCATCCTCACGCCGACCGCAGCGCCTCTGCAGATGGCAGAGGCGGACACCACGCCCGAACAAAGCCCGCTTGCCCATGCGGAGGAGGGCGGGGACCCCGATGGCGAGGCGGCAGCAGACGAGGGTGCCGAGCCTGACCTCGCATCGCCGGGCGACGTGCAGGCGGAGGCTGAAGCCTCTGACGTGACCTCGCTTTCCGAGGCCGAGATGACGCGAGAGACGCCTGCGGATCAGACGGCCTCGACCGATGCTCCTGCTGAAGAGCGGGACGAGGCCGCAATCGAGCCCGCCGCGACCGCTCCGGAACAGGCGACCCCGCTGGCCGGGACCGCGACCGCCGAGGCTGAGGGGGCTGCCGAAAGCCAGCCAACATCTGACGACGGTTCGGCAACGCCCGCAGCTGCAAGCGAGACGGCCACAACGGAGGAAGAGACCATTGAGGGCGGAGGCCAATCGGACCCTCTGGAAACCGACAGGGCCCAGGGCAGCGCAGCAGAGCAAGAGCCTGCCGCGGGTGAAGGAGCGATTGCAAACGTATCCGACCTCACTCAGGCCACACCGCTTTCCGGAACTGGCACGGCGGAGGGCGTGAACGCCGCCCCAGAGCAAGAGCCCGCTGCGGGCGAAGGAGAGATCGCCAAGGTTTCCGACCCCACTCAGGCCACACCGCTTTCCGGAACCGGCACCGCGGAGGGCGTGAGCTCCGCCCCCGAGCAAGAGCCTGCCGCGGGTGAAGGAGCGATAGCCACCGGCTCTGACCCCTCTCAAGCCACAAAGCTTTCCGAAACCGGCACCGCCGAGGGAGCGGGCTCCGCACCGGAGCGGGAACAAGTCACCGAGGCGGGGGAAGACCTTGCCGCCGGCACCGCGCCCTCTCAAGCGACTCCGTTGGCCGGAACGGGCACTGGCGCGGGGTTGGCCGGAACGGGCACTGGCGCGGGATTGGCCGGAACGGGCACTGGCGCGGGGTTGGCCGGAACAGGCACTGGCGCGGGGTTGGCCGGAACGGGCACTGGCGCGGGCGACAGCACTGCGCCAGAGCGTGCGCCAGACCAAGGGCAACAGGCGACCTCCGACACCCCAGCCCAAGCCACGCCGCTGGCGGAGACGGGAACGGCGGACGCCGCCACTGGCGCTGCCGACGGTACCGCTTCCCCTGCGCAGGGGCCCCCGACGCCAAATCCCACAACCGATGCCCCCAGCCTTGCGGAACGCGACGCGCCCAGCCCTGAGACCACAACCCCGACGCCCACGGAAGAAACCGACACCACCGCCGCCCCGGCTCAGCCATCTGCGCCAGCCCCGGTGCTGAAATCCACGGCCGAGGGTGTGGAGCGGCTCGACACCGCGCCGCCGCAGGTGATGACCAATGTAGCGCTCGACACCATCGGCTATTCCGATCAGGGTGACGTGCAGCTTGCAGGCCGTGCGCAGCCGGACACCAGCGAAGTGCGCGTCTATCTCAACAACAACGCGGTGATCAGCCTGCCGGTCGATCAGGAGGGCCGCTGGCGGGGCGATCTGCCGAACATCGATGAGGGCGTCTATACCCTGCGGGTGGATGAGCTTTCTCGCGCAGGCGATGTGACCAGCCGGGTGGAGACACCCTTCAAACGCGAATCCCCCGAGGTGCTGGCCGCCGCCACCGAAGGGCTGAGCGGCCCGTTGAGCGCTGTGACGGTCCAGAAAGGCGACACGCTCTGGGCGATCTCACGCGAACGCTACGGTGATCCATTGCTCTACGTGAAGGTGTTCGAGGCCAACAGCGGCAATATCCGCGACCCCGATCTGATCTACCCCGGACAGGTTTTCGATCTGCCCGAAGAACCCGCACCAGAGTGA
- a CDS encoding sarcosine oxidase subunit delta has protein sequence MLILTCPCCHVTAEEAEFHGGGEAHLKRVGPSGADDDFESYLFMRENPKGVHLERWRHVYGCGKWFHMARDTATLEVFGSYAAQTLAPPEHILEAIRNRHPDWQWHSAN, from the coding sequence ATGCTGATCCTCACCTGTCCTTGCTGTCATGTTACCGCCGAGGAGGCAGAGTTTCACGGCGGCGGTGAAGCGCATCTGAAACGTGTCGGCCCCAGCGGCGCGGACGACGATTTCGAGAGCTATCTGTTCATGCGCGAGAACCCGAAGGGAGTGCATCTGGAGCGGTGGCGCCATGTCTATGGCTGTGGCAAGTGGTTCCACATGGCCCGTGATACCGCCACGCTTGAAGTTTTTGGCAGCTATGCGGCCCAGACCCTCGCCCCGCCGGAACACATCCTTGAGGCGATCCGCAATCGCCATCCTGATTGGCAGTGGCACAGCGCCAACTAG
- a CDS encoding sarcosine oxidase subunit beta family protein yields the protein MKKYSVFAVAREAMRHHTGWTRAWRDAQPKKRYDVIIVGAGGHGLATAYYLGKNFGITNVAVLEKGWLGGGNTGRNTTIIRSNYLQDPSAAIYEKARSLYETMSQDLNYNVMFSPRGVIMLAQTEHEVRGYQRTAHANALQGVSTEFIGPDRVKQLVPIINIDGPRYPVLGGLWQARGGTARHDAVAWGYARACSDMGMDIIQKCEVTGVRQTGGKVTGVSTTRGDIECDKLGMVVAGHSGQLANMAGFRLPMESVALQALVSEPIKPCMDVVVMANTVHGYMSQSDKGEMVIGGGTDGYNNYTQRGSFHHIEETVRALVETFPMISRLKMLRQWGGIVDVTGDRSPILSKTPVEGVFINGGWGTGGFKAIPGSGWGFAELMAKGHSPLTDAFGLERFAEGRFIDESVAAGVAH from the coding sequence ATGAAGAAATACTCCGTTTTCGCAGTGGCCCGAGAGGCGATGCGCCATCATACGGGCTGGACCCGCGCGTGGCGCGATGCTCAGCCCAAGAAACGCTATGATGTGATCATCGTCGGCGCAGGCGGGCATGGGCTGGCCACGGCCTATTATCTGGGCAAGAATTTCGGCATCACCAATGTAGCGGTGCTTGAAAAGGGATGGCTCGGCGGCGGCAACACCGGGCGCAACACTACGATCATCCGCTCGAACTATCTCCAAGACCCTTCGGCCGCGATCTATGAAAAGGCGCGCAGTCTCTATGAGACGATGAGTCAGGATTTGAACTACAACGTCATGTTCAGCCCCCGCGGGGTGATCATGCTGGCGCAGACCGAACATGAGGTGCGCGGCTATCAGCGCACGGCGCATGCCAACGCGCTTCAGGGCGTCAGCACGGAGTTCATCGGGCCGGACCGCGTCAAACAACTTGTGCCGATCATCAACATCGACGGGCCGCGCTATCCTGTGCTCGGCGGGTTGTGGCAAGCGCGCGGCGGCACGGCGCGGCATGATGCGGTGGCTTGGGGCTATGCGCGGGCCTGCTCGGATATGGGCATGGACATCATCCAGAAATGTGAGGTCACCGGCGTGCGCCAGACGGGCGGCAAGGTCACCGGTGTCAGCACCACACGCGGCGATATTGAATGCGACAAACTGGGCATGGTCGTCGCCGGACACTCAGGGCAGTTGGCGAATATGGCGGGCTTCCGTCTGCCGATGGAAAGCGTCGCCCTGCAAGCGCTGGTCAGCGAGCCGATCAAACCCTGTATGGATGTCGTTGTGATGGCCAATACGGTGCACGGCTACATGAGCCAGTCCGACAAGGGCGAGATGGTCATCGGCGGCGGCACCGATGGCTACAATAACTACACCCAACGCGGCAGCTTCCATCATATCGAAGAGACGGTGCGCGCGCTGGTTGAGACCTTCCCGATGATCTCACGGCTCAAGATGTTGCGGCAGTGGGGCGGGATCGTGGATGTGACCGGCGACCGCTCTCCGATCCTCAGCAAGACCCCGGTGGAGGGGGTCTTTATCAACGGCGGCTGGGGCACGGGCGGGTTCAAGGCGATCCCCGGGTCGGGCTGGGGTTTTGCCGAGTTGATGGCCAAGGGGCATTCACCGCTGACCGACGCCTTTGGGCTAGAGCGGTTCGCCGAAGGCCGCTTTATCGACGAATCCGTTGCCGCCGGGGTGGCGCACTGA